One window of Nymphaea colorata isolate Beijing-Zhang1983 chromosome 1, ASM883128v2, whole genome shotgun sequence genomic DNA carries:
- the LOC116265778 gene encoding uncharacterized protein LOC116265778 produces the protein MGRGKFKGKPTGRRHFSTPEEMLAGSSARPRTFRRDEEEESEEEEESSEGEVEETKKKGTQGVIEIENPNLVKPKTLKARDADLEQTTELSRREREEIEKQKAHERYMRLQEQGKTEQARKDLERLQLIRQQRAEAAKKREEEKAAKELRKTQARK, from the exons atgggtAGGGGGAAGTTCAAAGGGAAGCCCACCGGACGCAGGCATTTCTCTACCCCGGAGGAGATGC TTGCTGGTTCCTCTGCACGGCCACGTACTTTTAGACGG gatgaggaagaagaatctgaagaggaagaagaaagttCGGAAGGAGAAGTTGAAGAAACG aaaaagaaagggacacAAGGCGTTATTGAGATTGAAAATCCTAACCTAGTTAAGCCTAAAACTTTGAAAGCAAGAGATGCTGAT TTGGAGCAAACAACCGAGCTTTCAAGGCGTGAGAG GGAAGAGATAGAGAAACAAAAGGCTCATGAACGTTATATGAGATTGCAGGAACAAGGGAAAACAGAGCAAGCTAGAAAAGATTTAG AACGACTGCAGTTGATCCGACAACAAAGGGCAGAAGCTGCAAAAAAgcgggaagaagaaaaagctg CCAAAGAGTTGAGGAAGACCCAGGCTCGCAAATGA
- the LOC116246499 gene encoding OPA3-like protein, whose protein sequence is MILPLAKLGTLALRTLAKPIASKLKKEAGRHPRFRHFIISIAQANHRFSTNMQRRLYGHATNVEIRPLNEEKAVQAAADLLGEFFVFSVAGVVVVFEVQRSSRSEARKEELRKAELAAMKEKEDDLAREIELLKQKINELEQLAHGKGLSGIWKFRHSQPAEQDQPTAAA, encoded by the exons ATGATTCTCCCTCTGGCTAAACTTGGGACACTAGCATTGAGGACCCTCGCCAAGCCCATCGCTAGCAAGCTCAAGAAGGAGGCGGGCCGGCATCCGAGGTTCCGGCATTTCATCATCAGCATCGCCCAG GCTAATCACAGATTTTCAACAAATATGCAAAGGCGCCTGTATGGGCATGCGACTAATGTTGAGATCCGTCCTCTCAACGAAGAGAAAGCTGTTCAAGCTGCGGCAGATCTTCTTGGTGAATTTTTTGTGTTCTCG GTAGCAGGTGTCGTAGTGGTTTTTGAGGTGCAAAGAAGTTCTAGATCTGAGGCTAGAAAAGAAGAACTACGGAAGGCAGAACTTGCA GctatgaaagagaaagaagatgattTAGCTAGAGAGATAGAACTTCTTAAGCAAAAGATCAATGAGCTGGAGCAACTTGCCCATGGAAAAGGGCTTTCAGGCATTTGGAAATTCAGACATTCACAGCCAGCAGAGCAGGACCAACCTACTGCTGCTGCATGA
- the LOC116245967 gene encoding uncharacterized protein LOC116245967, with amino-acid sequence MVGLRLRSFTATAAAPAARKLGLRLITTTCRAVVVPRFGGPDVLELRPDVEIPDLKPHDVLVRTRCASVNPLDTRMRSGYGRSIFGPLLPLILGRDISGEVAAVGASVSSLSVGQEVFGALHPTAIRGTYTDYAILSEDELTGKPPSLTHVEASAIPFAALTAWRALHSTARVANGQRLLVIGGGGTVGLAAIQLAVDKGCIVSTTCGSESVSRLQAAGVEQAVDYKAEDVEFALKGPFDAVLDTIGVQETERIGINLLKKGGHYMTLQGETAALADKYGLAVGIPIATAILLKKQLHYRYSPGIEYSWTYMRADSEGLQEIRRLAEAGNLKIPVQKTFPLAQAREAHLAKDKRLILGKVVLEVD; translated from the exons ATGGTGGGCTTGAGGCTCCGCTCCTTCACCGCTACAGCCGCTGCTCCGGCGGCGAGGAAGCTGGGGTTGAGGTTGATCACCACGACGTGTCGGGCGGTCGTTGTGCCGAGGTTTGGGGGCCCGGATGTCCTCGAGCTTCGGCCGGACGTCGAGATTCCTGATCTGAAGCCCCATGACGTGCTGGTGCGGACGCGCTGTGCTTCTGTGAACCCTCTCGACACTCGT aTGAGATCTGGTTATGGTCGTTCTATCTTTGGACCACTATTACCTCTTATTTTGGGTCGTGATATTAGCGGTGAAGTTGCAGCTGTTGGAGCTTCTGTCAGTTCACTTAGTGTTGGGCAAGAAGTCTTTGGCGCATTGCATCCAACTGCTATTAGGGGTACATACACTGACTATGCAATTCTTTCAGAAGATGAGCTTACTGGGAAACCACCTTCACTAACACATGTG GAAGCAAGTGCAATCCCCTTTGCTGCATTGACTGCATGGAGAGCTTTGCATAGTACTGCTCGGGTTGCCAATGG GCAAAGGTTGTTAGTTATAGGCGGAGGAGGAACAGTTGGACTAGCTGCAATTCAGCTGGCAGTGGACAAGGGCTGCATTGTGTCAACTACATGTGGAAGTGAGAGTGTTAGTCGACTTCAGGCTGCTGGTGTTGAACAGGCAGTTGACTACAAGGCAGAG GATGTTGAATTTGCACTTAAGGGACCATTTGATGCTGTTCTAGACACTATTGGGGTTCAGGAAACAGAAAGAATAGGTATTAATCTGCTAAAGAAAGGTGGACACTATATGACACTGCAG GGGGAAACGGCTGCCTTGGCAGACAAGTATGGATTGGCGGTTGGGATTCCTATTGCTACTGCAATATTACTAAAGAAACAACTCCACTATCGATATTCCCCCGGGATAG AGTATTCTTGGACTTATATGAGAGCAGATTCTGAAGGCCTCCAGGAAATACGTAGGCTTGCTGAGGCTGGTAATTTGAAGATCCCTGTGCAGAAGACATTTCCACTTGCACAAGCAAGAGAGGCTCATCTAGCTAAAGACAAGAGGCTTATTCTTGGTAAGGTTGTCCTGGAGGTGGACTGA
- the LOC116256784 gene encoding uncharacterized protein LOC116256784 isoform X1, which yields MESEVFQSEKMNNTSRLDGDESGNSLLGMEANEGLNAHTCKGGDINMEAPILMDDLILAGGLGATDDIGSAFPAAVDFTDFEESLCYARGYEELEVDESGTGLGSNICKSGDINMEAPISMDDLIRAGGLGATDDIGCAIPGSVDCTNVEAAHGYSEEYEEPREDEYVCQGDEPSLESALSSDDLVRAGGFGAKDDLSSFLPAAIDSTDFEASLRDARDYEEPQGEVSRPGLGWLDGHASDTY from the exons ATGGAGAGTGAAGTTTTTCAGTCTGAGAAAATGAATAACACCA GTCGTCTTGATGGGGATGAATCAGGCAACTCTTTGCTTGGCATGGAAGCTAATGAAGGCTTGAATGCTCATACTTGCAAAGGTGGGGATATCAACATGGAAGCACCCATATTGATGGATGATCTCATCCTAGCGGGAGGTTTAGGTGCAACAGATGATATAGGTAGTGCATTTCCGGCTGCTGTTGACTTTACAGATTTTGAAGAATCTTTGTGCTATGCCAGGGGCTATGAAGAGCTTGAAGTTGATGAATCTGGCACTGGCTTGGGTTCGAATATTTGTAAAAGTGGAGATATCAATATGGAAGCTCCCATTTCAATGGATGATCTCATCCGAGCTGGAGGCCTAGGTGCAACAGATGATATTGGATGTGCCATTCCTGGTTCTGTTGACTGTACAAATGTTGAGGCTGCGCATGGCTACTCTGAGGAATATGAAGAACCACGAGAGGATGAATATGTTTGTCAAGGAGATGAACCAAGCTTGGAGTCTGCCTTAAGTTCTGATGATCTTGTCCGTGCTGGTGGTTTTGGAGCCAAAGATGATTTAAGCAGCTTCCTTCCGGCTGCAATTGATTCCACTGATTTTGAGGCATCTCTTCGAGACGCCAGAGACTATGAGGAACCTCAAGGGGAAGTGTCAAGGCCGGGCCTCGGATGGTTGGATGGTCATGCATCGGACACTTATTGA
- the LOC116256784 gene encoding uncharacterized protein LOC116256784 isoform X2 produces the protein MEANEGLNAHTCKGGDINMEAPILMDDLILAGGLGATDDIGSAFPAAVDFTDFEESLCYARGYEELEVDESGTGLGSNICKSGDINMEAPISMDDLIRAGGLGATDDIGCAIPGSVDCTNVEAAHGYSEEYEEPREDEYVCQGDEPSLESALSSDDLVRAGGFGAKDDLSSFLPAAIDSTDFEASLRDARDYEEPQGEVSRPGLGWLDGHASDTY, from the coding sequence ATGGAAGCTAATGAAGGCTTGAATGCTCATACTTGCAAAGGTGGGGATATCAACATGGAAGCACCCATATTGATGGATGATCTCATCCTAGCGGGAGGTTTAGGTGCAACAGATGATATAGGTAGTGCATTTCCGGCTGCTGTTGACTTTACAGATTTTGAAGAATCTTTGTGCTATGCCAGGGGCTATGAAGAGCTTGAAGTTGATGAATCTGGCACTGGCTTGGGTTCGAATATTTGTAAAAGTGGAGATATCAATATGGAAGCTCCCATTTCAATGGATGATCTCATCCGAGCTGGAGGCCTAGGTGCAACAGATGATATTGGATGTGCCATTCCTGGTTCTGTTGACTGTACAAATGTTGAGGCTGCGCATGGCTACTCTGAGGAATATGAAGAACCACGAGAGGATGAATATGTTTGTCAAGGAGATGAACCAAGCTTGGAGTCTGCCTTAAGTTCTGATGATCTTGTCCGTGCTGGTGGTTTTGGAGCCAAAGATGATTTAAGCAGCTTCCTTCCGGCTGCAATTGATTCCACTGATTTTGAGGCATCTCTTCGAGACGCCAGAGACTATGAGGAACCTCAAGGGGAAGTGTCAAGGCCGGGCCTCGGATGGTTGGATGGTCATGCATCGGACACTTATTGA